Below is a genomic region from Thiohalobacter sp..
CCGTGACAACTTCCTCTACCACGAGATGATGTCGCACCCGGCCCTGTTCACCCATCCCGAGCCGAAGCGGGTGGTGATCATCGGCGGTGGCGACTGCGGCACCCTGCAGCAGGTATTGCGCCATGACGGCGTGACCTCCGCGCTGCAGGTCGAAATCGACGAGCGGGTCACGCGGCTGGCCGAGCAGTACTTCCCGGAACTGTGCGAGAACAACAGCGATCCGCGCGCCCAGTTCCTGTTCGGCGATGGCATCCGCTGGATGAAGGAGGCCGATGCCGGCAGCATGGACGTGATCATCGTCGACTCCACCGACCCCATCGGGCCGGCCAAGGGCCTGTTCACCGAGGACTTCTATCGCGACTGCCACCGCGCGCTGGGCGAGGCCGGGGTGCTGGTGCAGCAGAGTGAGTCACCGATGTACCACATGGACATACTGGGCGAGATGCACGCCGCCATGCGCGCGGCGGGTTTCGACACCACGCGCACCCTGCACTACCCACAACCCGTCTATCCCTCCGGCTGGTGGAGCGCAACCATGGCCTGCAAGGGCGTTCGCCCCGAGGACTTCCGGGCCGAGGCGGCAGCCGCGCGCGGCTTCAGCACCCGCTACTACAACGCCGACATCCACCGTGCCGCGCTGGCGCAGCCTGAGTTCTGTCGCGAGGCCTTCGGGGACTGAGCCCCCGAGAACGCGACAGGAACACGGAGGGCACCAAACAGGCCAGCAGGTAGCCTGGATGGAGTGCGAGCGGAATCCGGGAACGGCCCCCGGATTCCGGCCCTGCGGGCCTGCATTCGGGCTACACCATGCCCGCCCGACGCAACCGAAATTCATGCAATGATCTGGTGAGCGCCTGCAGGCGGACTTGGTAGGATGGGCAAAGGAGCGTAGCGACGTGCCCATCAGCATCCTGTGACCGTCATGATGGGCACGGCCCTTCGCGCCTTTGCCCATCCTACAAATTCTGCGCACTTCCGGAGGGCGCGGGACACATCAGTCACACCAGCGGGCGACCTCGCCCTCCCACTGCGCGATCAGCCGGCCGCGCTCGGCGTCGTCCATGAACACCCGCTCGCCGTTCTCGTTCAGCCGATAGACGCCACCGGCATTGCGGTACTGGCGCAGGTTGTCGCGCGCAATGGCGCAGTTGCGTCGGCGCAACCGCGCCTGATCCTCGGCCCGGCGCTCCGCCTCCTGCTTGCGCAGGCGCTCGGCCTGCCAGGCCTCCAGCAGGCGGCGCTGGCGTTCGGCCCGGCCGGCGTCGCTCGGTGCCGAGGCCGGGGCCTTCGGCACCCGCACGGTGTTGGCCCCCGAGCGCGGCCGGTCGCTGAAATGCACCTCGCCGTTCTCGTCCACCCAGCGGTAGACCTCGGCGCGAACGGCCGCGCTACCCGCCAGCACGGCGAGAATCAGCATGCCGGCGATTGCACTTCCCTGTTTCATGGACGCATCTCCAGTCGGTCGAGTCGCAGCCGCTCGCGGGCATCGAACAGCCGCCGCGTGGCCAGCGCCAGCGCGGCCAGGGCGCCGATGCCGCTCGCAACGGCAATCAGGAACATGATCAGTATCTGGTACTTCACCGCCTCCACGGGCGGCGCGCCGGCCAGGATCTGACCCGTCATCATGCCCGGCAGGCTGACCACGCCGGCCGCGGCCATGGCATTGATGACCGGGATCAGTGCCGCCCGCAGCGCCTCGCGCCGAACCGGGGCCACGGCCTCGGTGGCCGGGTGCCCCAGCATCAGCCGGGCCTCGATCTCGGCACGCCGTTGCCAAGCGCCCTCGTGCAGCCGCTCCAGGGCAATGGCGGTCCCGGTCATGCTATTGCCCAGTACCATGCCGAGCAAGGGAATGGCGTACTGCGGCTCGTACCAGGGCCGTTCACCGATGATCGCCAGCAGCGCAAACAGGGTCACCGAAAAGGACGACAGCAGCAACGACAGGGTGCCGACCCCATAGCCCCAGAGGCCCCGCAACCGCCGGGTCTGCCGGACCCGCACCTCGCGGCCGGCCACCGCGAGCATGAACAGCGCCATCAGCAGCACC
It encodes:
- a CDS encoding ABC transporter permease, with translation MIHLTYFDLGLAALLVLVLAGLAGRVQRGLRNQLLVAALRTTVQLLLVGLVLKALFAHAALGWVLLMALFMLAVAGREVRVRQTRRLRGLWGYGVGTLSLLLSSFSVTLFALLAIIGERPWYEPQYAIPLLGMVLGNSMTGTAIALERLHEGAWQRRAEIEARLMLGHPATEAVAPVRREALRAALIPVINAMAAAGVVSLPGMMTGQILAGAPPVEAVKYQILIMFLIAVASGIGALAALALATRRLFDARERLRLDRLEMRP
- the speE gene encoding polyamine aminopropyltransferase — encoded protein: MTLDSHWFTEVCEEGGSALSLKIKRKLHEEQSEYQRIEIFETEKFGNLMVIDGFVMLSSRDNFLYHEMMSHPALFTHPEPKRVVIIGGGDCGTLQQVLRHDGVTSALQVEIDERVTRLAEQYFPELCENNSDPRAQFLFGDGIRWMKEADAGSMDVIIVDSTDPIGPAKGLFTEDFYRDCHRALGEAGVLVQQSESPMYHMDILGEMHAAMRAAGFDTTRTLHYPQPVYPSGWWSATMACKGVRPEDFRAEAAAARGFSTRYYNADIHRAALAQPEFCREAFGD
- a CDS encoding DUF4124 domain-containing protein, translated to MKQGSAIAGMLILAVLAGSAAVRAEVYRWVDENGEVHFSDRPRSGANTVRVPKAPASAPSDAGRAERQRRLLEAWQAERLRKQEAERRAEDQARLRRRNCAIARDNLRQYRNAGGVYRLNENGERVFMDDAERGRLIAQWEGEVARWCD